The nucleotide window GAAGGCGTGGATCGAGCCCTGGAGCTCGTCGGTCGCCTGGAGCGCGATCTCGACGGATATCTCGCCGTCGTCGACGGTGGCGGCGTCGTCGAAGTAGATGACGTCCTCGTGGAGGGCGCTCTTGGTCTCGTTGAGATAGACGACGAACTCGCGGATGCCGCCGTCGTAGCGGAACCGTTCGCGGCTCCCGTCGCGCTCGTCGTCGAGCTCGATCTCGACGCCGGAATTGAGGAAGGCGAGCTCGCGCAGCCGGTTGGCGAGCGTTGAGGCGTCGAACGTCGTGTCGGTGAAGACCGCCTCGTCTGGCCAGAACTGGAGCTTCGTGCCGGTCGATTCGTCGTCGCGGAGGTCACGAACCCGTTCGAGATCACCCTCGGGTTCGCCGTGATCGAAACGCTGCTCCCAGACCGCGCCGTCGCGCTTGACGGTCACCTCGACCCACTTCGAGAGCGCGTTCACCACGGAGATGCCGACGCCGTGCAGGCCACCGGAGACCTGGTAGGACTCCTTGTCGAACTTCCCGCCGGCGTGGAGCACGGTCATGATTACTTCGAGGGCGGACTTGCCGTCCTCGTGCTCGTCGACCGGGATCCCCCGGCCGTCGTCGGTCACGCTCACCGAGGGGTGCTCGCCGTCGTGAACCGTGACCGAGATCGAATCGCAGTGGCCGGCGAGCGCCTCGTCGATGGCGTTGTCGACGACCTCGTACACCAGATGATGGAGACCACGCGCATCCGTCGACCCGATATACATCGCCGGGCGTTTCCGTACCGCCTGTAGCCCTTCTAAGACCTGTATCTGTCCGGCTCCGTACTCGTCTTGGGGCATATATAAGCTATCGATTGATAGTGGTTCCGAGGGCATAAGTCTCCCGCACGCGCGCGGACGAGAACACGCGAAAGCGAACGGATTCGGCCGATGCGATGGCCGACGGGCACGGTTTCGGTTCGTCGGTCGAGCGATCACCTCCACTTCCACCCTGCTACCGCGGTCGTTTTAACCGTCGCTCGAATACGCCGGGTAATGCCATCCCTCCAGTCGACGCTCGACGACGAGGGGGTCGCCGACGAGCTGGCGGCGAGCCAGCGTTCGATCTCCATCGCCGAGTTCTTCGAGAAGAACAAGCACATGCTCGGGTTCGACAGCGGGGCCCGAGGACTCGTCACCGCCGTCAAGGAGGCCGTCGACAACGCGCTCGACGCCGCCGAGGAAGCCGGCCATCTCCCCGACATCTACATCGAGATCGAGGAGGTCGGCGACTACTACCGGCTCGTCGTCGAGGACAACGGACCCGGCATCACGAGCGAGGAACTTCCCAAAGTGTTCGGGAAGCTCCTCTACGGTTCCCGCTTTCACAAACGCGAACAGGCCCGCGGCCAGCAGGGGATCGGCATCTCGGCGGCGGTGCTCTACTCACAGCTCACCAGCGGTAAACCCGCGAAGATCACCAGCCGGACGCAGGGTGGCGAGGCGAAATACTTCGAGCTCATCATCGACACCGACTCGAACGAGCCCGAGGTCTCCGTCGACGAGACGACGACTTGGGATCGGACCCACGGCACGCGCATCGAACTGGAGATGGAGGCGAACATGCGCGCACGCGGCCAGCTCAGGGACTACGTGAAACACACAGCCGTCGTCAATCCCCACGCCCGCATCGAGCTCCGCGAGCCCAACGGCGAGTTCAAGGCCGAGCGCGCGACCGATCAGCTCCCCGCCGAGACCGAGGAGATCCGCCCCCATCCCCACGGCGTCGAGCTCGGCACGCTGCTCAAGATGCTCGAAGCGACCGACTCCTACAGCGTCTCGGGGTTCCTCCAGGAGGAGTTCACTCGCGTCGGCACGAAGACGGCGACGAACGTCATCGGGGCGTTCACCGACCGCCACTACGGCCGCGAGATGGCCTGGCGGACGCCGGCGACCCACGAGGCGGACATCGAGGAAGCCGTCGCGGAGGCGGTGGTGAACAAGGGGCAAGACGCTACCGACGCGTTCGCCGGCCGCGTCGCCGACGCGATTCACGAACACGACCGCCTCGCCCATCACGAACTCGCCGCGCTCGTCGAGCGCGCCGCCGCAGCGACGACAGACGAGACGGGGACGACGTTCGGCGACACGGTCCAGGAGAAGGCGGTCGCGGCGGCGTGGGCGATCGTCCGCGACGACCGGACGGCCGATTTCTACACGTTGGCCGACGAGGCGACGAGCACGCGCAAGGACGACGGCGTCATCGAATCGTTCGCCGAACGGCTGGCGGCGAAGTTCGACGGCGAGGGTCGGGCGCGCGACCGACTGCGGCGGGAGACGCTCGAAGAGTACGTCGAGCGCGCCGCCGCGATGACCGCCGAACGCGAGGACGTCTCTTTCGGCGAGACCGCCCGCGAGAACGTCACGGACGCGCTCTGGAACGTCGCGCGGACGGTGCCCGACGATCCGCCGAACGTCACCGCCGTCGCCGACGATCGTGACACCGCGAGCGCCCTTCTGAGCGCGATGGCCGAGACGGACATCATCGCGCCGCCGACGGACTGTCTCTCGCCGATCACCGCGGATCTCGTGCGCTCGGGGCTCGAAAAGGAGTTCGACGCCGACTTCTACGCGTCGGCGACGCGCGACGCGGGCGTCCACGGCGGCGACCCGTTCATCGTCGAGGCCGGCATCGCCTACGGCGGCGACCTCCCCGCCGAAGGGAGCGTCGAACTGCTCCGCTTTGCGAACCGGGTTCCGCTGGTCTACCAGCGCGGGGCCTGTGCGACCACCGACGTTCTCAAGGGGATCGGCTGGCGCAACTACGGGCTCGACCAGCCCGGCGGCTCGGGCATGCCCAACGGGCCGGCGGTGATCATGATCCACGTCGCCTCGACGAACGTGCCCTTCACGAGCGAGTCGAAGGACGCCATCGCCAACATCCCGGCGATCGAGGACGAGATCGAACTCGCCGTCCGCGAGGCCGCCCGCGAGCTGAAGAGCTATCTGAACAAGCGCCGCTCGATGCAACAGCGTCAGGAGAAACAGGACGTCCTCGGCTCGATTCTCCCCGAGATGGCCGACAAGCTCGCGACCGTCACCGAGCGCGAGGAGCTGAAGATCGACGACTCGCTCGCGCGCATCATGAACAACGTCCTCGTCGAGCGCCGCGTCGAGAACTCCCACGTGGAGCTCGTCGTCGAGAACAACAGCGGGACCAGCGAGTCGCCCGAGCTGACCGAGATCGTCTCGGCCGAACCCACGAGCGTCTCCGACGGCGCGCGCGTCGTCGAGATGGACGGCGAGTGGTTCATCAAGTGGTCGCCAGAGGTCGGCAGCGACGACGACAGCGTCCTGAAGTACGAACTCGCCGACGAGAGCGACTACGATCTCGACGTGACCGGTATCGAGAACGCGAAACTCACCGTCAACACATAGCTGCACCACAATGAGCACCGACAGATCCGACAGCGACGACTCGGCGCGCGAGCGACTCATCGAGCTCGCGGCCGACTTCTACGACCAGTTCGCCGCCGGCCAGATCCCCGAGATGGAGCTGCCGACGCGGACGAAATCCAACATCGAGTACGACGAGAACAGTGACGTCTGGGTCTACGGCGACCGCACGAGCACGCGCAGCGCGAACTCGGTTCGCGGCGCGCGCAAACTGCTGAAGGCGATCTACACGATCGACTTCCTCGCCGACCAGCTCGGCGAAGACCGTTCGTCGACCCTGCGTGAGCTCTACTATCTCTCGGAGAGCTGGGACAACGAGGAGGCGCAGTTCTCGGATCAGGACGAATCGAACCAGCTCGTCGAGGACCTCGAAATCGTCTCGGAGGTGACCCGCGAGGACTTCCACATGCGCCCGGAGGAGTCGGGCGCGACGCTGATGGGGCCGCTCTACCTCCGCGAGCAAACCAGACGTGGCGAGCGCGAGATCCACTGCCAGAAGGACGTCGGCGAGGGTGGCTACCAGATCCCGAACAACCCGGACACGATCGAGTTCCTCGATCACGACGCCGAGTTCATCCTCTGTGTCGAGACGGGTGGGATGCGCGACAGGCTCGTCGAAAACGGGTTCGACGACGACTACGGTACGATCGTCGTCCACCTGAAGGGCCAGCCCGCCCGCGCGACCCGGCGAATCACCAAGCGCCTTCACGACGAGCTCGACCTTCCCGTGGTGGTGTTCACTGACGGCGACCCGTGGTCCTACCGGATCTACGGCTCGGTTGCCTACGGCTCGATCAAGTCGGCCCATCTCTCGGACTATCTCGCCACGCCCGAAGCGCGATTCATCGGGATTCAGCCGACCGACATCGTCGAGTACGACCTGCCGACCGACCCGCTCGCGGATTCGGACATCAACGCTCTCGAAAGCGAACTCAGCGATCCCCGCTTCCAGACCGACTACTGGCGCGAGCAGATCGAACTCCAGCTCGACATCGAGAAGAAGGCCGAACAGCAGGCGCTCGCCTCCCGAGGGCTGGACTTCGTCACCGACACGTATCTCCCGGAACGGCTGACCGAGATGGGCGTGCTGTAACGGGCGAACCAACGGGGCGTCGAGCCCGGAGGCTTATCTCCCGGGAGCGACGAAAGGAGACATGGCCGAGATCGTGAAGACCGAGGGGGTGCTCGGTGGTAAGGCCCGCCTCGATGGGCGACGGATCGCGGTGCTCGACATCGCCGAGCGAGTGCTCGACCACGGTCGGACGCCCGAACACGTCGTCGATCAGCTCGACATCACGCCCGCGGAAGTGTACGCCGCGCTCGCGTACTACTACGAGCACATCGACGAGATGAACGCCGCGCGCGAGCGCCGACGCGAGCGCGACGAATGGCTGCGCCGCGAGTCGAAAGCACCCGAAACAATCGAGCAGTGACGAATGGGTCTCTCCTTTCGCGCCGACGAACACGTCGATAGCGCGATCGTCACGGCACTCGAAGCCGAAGGGTATACCGTCGAGACAGTGGGCGAAGAGTACGAGCGAGGGCTCGCCGACGAAGCTCATCTCTTGGAGTGTCGCCAGCGGGGACGAATCATCCTGACGAACGATGACGATTTCGCCGTATTGGGTCGTGAGATGGAACACGCCGGGATTGTCAGATATAGCAACCAGGGCCGATCGCCGGGCGAGTTCGTCCGGGCAATCAGGTGCATCGACACGCATCTCTCCACCCGGGAGATGACCGATCACGTCGAGTGGCTGGGTCAATGGCTCTGACGGGCCGACACGGCGCGAGCCGACCATCGGCTCGATAATCGAGAGATAGTAGTCGAGGGTCTATCGTTTCCCTCAGCCGCGAAGTTAAAGTCGTTCGCTCGCACACGGCGAGGCATGTCTGGCTCGGATCTCGCGGGGCGGGTCGAGGACGTGCTCGCCGTCGACGACGAGGAGTTCCACGCTCGTGCCGAGGACGAAGCCGAGGTGATCAAGCGCGAACTCGACGCCGGCACGTTCGACAACCCGCAGGCGATCATCGGGCTCGAATACGAGTTCTATGGGGTGGATCGCGAGACGAGCGCGCTGGCGCGGGTGCCGCGCCGCCTGCTCGAATATATCGGCTTCGAGAAAGAACTCGGGCTGCACAATGCCGAGATGCGCACGAGCCCGCAGCCGCTGAATCCACACGGGCTCGCCGCCCAGGAGGCCGAAGTCAGCGCCCGCCTCCGCACGGCTCTCGACTGCGTCGCATCAGCGGACCTGCGGCTCGTCAGCGACGGCATGTGGACGATCCCCTCGGAGGGCGAGCAGGCACGCGACTATCTCACCGGCTCGATCACTGACCGCGAGGTGCGCATCGCCTCGAACATGAGCGACTCGGTCCGCTATCACGCGATGGCCAACACCGCCGGCGCGGACGCGGTCGGGATGAACGTCGACGCGCCGCACGTCTCGCTGTCGGCGAATACGGTGATGCCAGAGAGCCTGATCACCTCGATCCAGCCCCACTATCAGGTCGCCCACGCCGCTGATCTGCCCGAGTATTTCACCTACGCGCTGCGGATCGCGGGACCGCTGCTCGCCCTCGGCGTCAACTCGCCGTTTTTCCCACCGAGTCTCTACGACGATGCAGCCCCCGAAGCGATCCTCGACGACGGCTGGATGAGCCACCGCATCCACGTCTTCGAGGCCATTCTCAACCCCGACGGTGGCACCGGGAAGGTCCGCTTCCCCCACGACTTCGATTCGGCCGAGGAGGCCGTCGATCGCATCGCAGCCGACGACACGATCGTGCCGATGCCGATCGAGGAGTCGAACCGCTTCGACGACGCCTTCGCCACTTTCCGTCAGAAACACGGCACCTACTGGCGCTGGGTGCGACCGGTCTTCGAGGGTGCGAGCAAGTCCTCGGCGAACGCCCGCATCGAGTTCCGGCCGATCGGTGGCCAGCCCACGGTGCGAGACACCATCGCTTTCCAGGCGATCTTCGCGGGCCTGATGGAGAGTCTGACCCGGCGCGAGCATCCGGTGGCGAACCTCGACTGGCAGGACGCCCACGGCAACTTTTACGCGGCGATGCACGACGGGCTCGACGCCGATCTCGTCTGGATCACCAACGACGGCCGCGAGACGCGCTCGTACGACGAGCTCTATTCCGACCTCTTCGCCCACGCGAAGGACGGGCTCGAATCGCGCGGCCTCTCCGAGAGCGAGGCCGCCAAATATCTCTGGCCGCTGCGCCAGCGCGCCCGCCACGAAGTGACGCCGGCGCGCTGGAAACGCCACGAGGTCAGAGAGCGCCTCGACGACGGCGACGACTTCGAGGCGGCCGTCCACGGCATGCAGCGGGCGTACATCGACCGCCAGTCGGAGACGATCATCGGCGACAGCAGCTTCGCCGACTGGCTCGCCGACTGATCGTCCAGACGAGTTCTTGTGGAAGTGGGAAAGAGACGACCGATGTCGGTCAGCGAACGACCGTCACCGGCACCGGCGCGCGCCGGACGACGGTTTCGGCGACGCTGCCGAGGACGATCCGTGAGACGCCGTCGCGGCCGTGGCTCCCCATCACGATCGCGTCGATGGGGTTCCCCTCGGCGAACGCGGCGATGGCACGGGCGGGCCGACCGACGGTCGTCTCGGTCTCGATCTCGCGGTCGCCGACGCGTTCGCTGGCACGCTCGAACAGAGCCTCGGCGCGCTGTTCGGCGGCCTCGTACCACTCCTCGCCGTAGCCCACGTCGGCGATCTGCGCGCCCGCGCTCACGCCGGCGGTGCCCCCGACGGGGTTGATGACGTAGAGCAGCGTGAGCGCTGCCTCGGGATGCTCGGTCGTGGCGTGGTCGAGCGCGGTCCACGCCTGCTCGGAGCCGTCGATCGGGACGAGCAGCCGTTTCGTCATGTGAAAAAGTACCACGGGTGAGTTGTTAAGTGCTCCGCCGCGGGCGGCGAACACCGAGGTTTTGGTCGCCGGGCGGGTAGCGACGGTATGCTCCTGATTCGGGGCCGTGCCGGCGGGACGGCACTCACCGGCACGCTCTACGAGCGCGGGGAGACCGCCCCCTCCTTCAGCGGCGCACCCGACGAGGACGCGCCGTACGTCTGGGTCTGCGATTCCTTCTACGAGGTCGAATCCGGCGGCCAGCGCCAGCAGATCGACGGCGCGACCGTGAACGTCGCCTTCGAGTCGCCCGTCGCCCACGGCTTCGAGACGCGCGAACAGGCCATCGAAGGCGCGAAAGAACATCTCCGGACACAGTTCGCTCGCGTCGGCGTCGCCGAATCGGACGTCGATATCGAGATGCAGAAGACCGATTCGGCGGCCGAGTGAGGCACCAAATACGAAAAAATGCCAATATTATACAAGAGAAGAATATGCGCTTATGAATTGTTGCTATCGCTCTGTATATCTTTTATCGCTCTCTCAATTTTCTCAATTTCTTCCTCTGCATTTTCGTCTGTGACCGTTTCATCATCGAAATATTCTGTCGCAGGACTATCGATTGCGAGTTTCAGTACACCATGTGCGTTCCGGAACGCCTCCTCATACTGCTCTTCATCGTAACTGACATCTGCCCATGTTGAACCAGAAATTTCCGACATTCGCTCACAAACGTTGATTGATTGCCATATAAAACGTGAGATTATTGCTGATTCTGGGGCAGTAAGATAGATTTGTGCCTTCGTATGTGCTTCCTGAGCAGCGTTAATACGGGACATGACATTGTCTTTTTCGTCTCGAAATTTCGGCACCATCTCTTCCACATCAAAATGTTCTGTTGAATAGCCAGAGGTGGCACTACGAAGATGAACGATTTTTTGATGCAAATCGATTAGTGTATCCACTTTGTACTGTAAGTAAAACTCTGATCTTTTACGTTCTGTACGTTCAGATTCCATAATTCTAGCTTTTCTGATGCTGGCAAGACCTTGGATAGCTGCACCAATAGCAGTACCAATAATTCCAATTACACCGGTGAGAATAGCTATGTCAACCATATATTCAGCAATCACTATTGTACAGGATTTAAACCTAACACATTCTTTGCAACGCTCATCACAGAATATACTGAAATAACCATGAATGAGTCATGTTCTATTTACGTTTTTTCGGAACCACATTGATGACTTAGCAACTAGCGAGTGCGAAGGGTAGTTACGCATCGCTGGCGAAAATCGGGGTATGCAGGCGGCACTCGTCGTGCTCGACGGCTGGGGACTCAGCGACCACGACCGACTCGACGCGGTCCATGAGGCCGACACGCCGACGATGGACGAGCTCACCGACCGCGGCGCGAGCGGCACCCTCGACACCTCGGGACGGGCGGTCGGCCTCCCGGCGGGCCAGATGGGAAACAGCGAGGTCGGCCACCTCACGATCGGCGCGGGCCGGGTCATCGACCAGAGCTACACCCGCATCACGCGGGCGGTCGAGAACGGCGAACTCGTCGAGAACGAGGCCATCGAGGAGGCGTTCGCCCACGCGGAGGCGAACGACGGGCGCGTCCACCTGATGGGACTGGTGAGCGACGGCGGCGTTCACTCCGACCAGCGCCATCTCCACGCACTCGTCGAGATCGCCGCCGAGCGGGGCGTCGAGGCGATCACACACGCCTTCACCGACGGGCGGGACACACCCCCCAAAAGCGCCGTCGAGTATCTCACGGATCTGGAGGGTGTGATCGAGCGGTGCGGGACGGGCGACGTGGCCACCGTCTCGGGGCGCTACTACGCGATGGATCGTGACGAGAACTGGGCGCGCACGAGACGGGCCTACGACGCCATCGTCGAGCGCGAGGCCGATCACACGGCCGAGACGGCCGTCGAAGCGGTCGAAGAGTCCTACGAACGTGGTGACACCGACGAGTTCGTCGAGCCGACGCTGATCGAGGGTACAGCGCAGCGCATGGTTCGAGACGGCGACAGCATCCTCTTCTTCAACTTCCGTGCCGATCGCGCGCGCCAACTCGTCCGCATGCTCACCGATACGCGGCCGGAGTGGGACGACGGGACGACCCCGCCCGCAATCGAACTCATGACGATGACGGAGTACGACGAGACCT belongs to Halococcus qingdaonensis and includes:
- a CDS encoding DUF5615 family PIN-like protein, producing the protein MGLSFRADEHVDSAIVTALEAEGYTVETVGEEYERGLADEAHLLECRQRGRIILTNDDDFAVLGREMEHAGIVRYSNQGRSPGEFVRAIRCIDTHLSTREMTDHVEWLGQWL
- a CDS encoding universal stress protein, yielding MTKRLLVPIDGSEQAWTALDHATTEHPEAALTLLYVINPVGGTAGVSAGAQIADVGYGEEWYEAAEQRAEALFERASERVGDREIETETTVGRPARAIAAFAEGNPIDAIVMGSHGRDGVSRIVLGSVAETVVRRAPVPVTVVR
- a CDS encoding DUF433 domain-containing protein produces the protein MAEIVKTEGVLGGKARLDGRRIAVLDIAERVLDHGRTPEHVVDQLDITPAEVYAALAYYYEHIDEMNAARERRRERDEWLRRESKAPETIEQ
- a CDS encoding DNA topoisomerase VI subunit B; protein product: MPSLQSTLDDEGVADELAASQRSISIAEFFEKNKHMLGFDSGARGLVTAVKEAVDNALDAAEEAGHLPDIYIEIEEVGDYYRLVVEDNGPGITSEELPKVFGKLLYGSRFHKREQARGQQGIGISAAVLYSQLTSGKPAKITSRTQGGEAKYFELIIDTDSNEPEVSVDETTTWDRTHGTRIELEMEANMRARGQLRDYVKHTAVVNPHARIELREPNGEFKAERATDQLPAETEEIRPHPHGVELGTLLKMLEATDSYSVSGFLQEEFTRVGTKTATNVIGAFTDRHYGREMAWRTPATHEADIEEAVAEAVVNKGQDATDAFAGRVADAIHEHDRLAHHELAALVERAAAATTDETGTTFGDTVQEKAVAAAWAIVRDDRTADFYTLADEATSTRKDDGVIESFAERLAAKFDGEGRARDRLRRETLEEYVERAAAMTAEREDVSFGETARENVTDALWNVARTVPDDPPNVTAVADDRDTASALLSAMAETDIIAPPTDCLSPITADLVRSGLEKEFDADFYASATRDAGVHGGDPFIVEAGIAYGGDLPAEGSVELLRFANRVPLVYQRGACATTDVLKGIGWRNYGLDQPGGSGMPNGPAVIMIHVASTNVPFTSESKDAIANIPAIEDEIELAVREAARELKSYLNKRRSMQQRQEKQDVLGSILPEMADKLATVTEREELKIDDSLARIMNNVLVERRVENSHVELVVENNSGTSESPELTEIVSAEPTSVSDGARVVEMDGEWFIKWSPEVGSDDDSVLKYELADESDYDLDVTGIENAKLTVNT
- a CDS encoding DUF7113 family protein is translated as MLLIRGRAGGTALTGTLYERGETAPSFSGAPDEDAPYVWVCDSFYEVESGGQRQQIDGATVNVAFESPVAHGFETREQAIEGAKEHLRTQFARVGVAESDVDIEMQKTDSAAE
- the gpmI gene encoding 2,3-bisphosphoglycerate-independent phosphoglycerate mutase — protein: MQAALVVLDGWGLSDHDRLDAVHEADTPTMDELTDRGASGTLDTSGRAVGLPAGQMGNSEVGHLTIGAGRVIDQSYTRITRAVENGELVENEAIEEAFAHAEANDGRVHLMGLVSDGGVHSDQRHLHALVEIAAERGVEAITHAFTDGRDTPPKSAVEYLTDLEGVIERCGTGDVATVSGRYYAMDRDENWARTRRAYDAIVEREADHTAETAVEAVEESYERGDTDEFVEPTLIEGTAQRMVRDGDSILFFNFRADRARQLVRMLTDTRPEWDDGTTPPAIELMTMTEYDETFSFPVAFAPHEPADTLGEVLAARGKTQLRIAESEKYPHVTYFLNGGREVEFDGEHREIVASPDVPTYDQQPEMSAVEVTNTAIGVIESEDPDVLVLNYANADMVGHTGDFLAAVEAVETVDTQLARLVNTCREAGADVLVTADHGNADDMGTPDDPDTTHTTNPVPIVFLAADGSDGGKRIRDGGELSDLAPTVLERCGIEVPDAMTGRLLLD
- a CDS encoding DNA topoisomerase IV subunit A is translated as MSTDRSDSDDSARERLIELAADFYDQFAAGQIPEMELPTRTKSNIEYDENSDVWVYGDRTSTRSANSVRGARKLLKAIYTIDFLADQLGEDRSSTLRELYYLSESWDNEEAQFSDQDESNQLVEDLEIVSEVTREDFHMRPEESGATLMGPLYLREQTRRGEREIHCQKDVGEGGYQIPNNPDTIEFLDHDAEFILCVETGGMRDRLVENGFDDDYGTIVVHLKGQPARATRRITKRLHDELDLPVVVFTDGDPWSYRIYGSVAYGSIKSAHLSDYLATPEARFIGIQPTDIVEYDLPTDPLADSDINALESELSDPRFQTDYWREQIELQLDIEKKAEQQALASRGLDFVTDTYLPERLTEMGVL